A window of the Candidatus Kryptoniota bacterium genome harbors these coding sequences:
- a CDS encoding T9SS type A sorting domain-containing protein, with translation MNHANASTIRFHRVFILALILVAFLSGHSSAQSSAKNDFSPRNPYGAPRNPSPFSFGLFALDVDSVFFGHTTVGVPKVDSIHGSAQIDVVYLDSVTSSNSDFVIIPQQDTINYDGINNVSDTVRFRITLTPHSSGAGTSTLTFYWSNAAGPGPLAHAYLTDTSEVSLNALLTSAVGAYSNGKVQIEFKTSAEVNVEGFSISRSSNVSGPFILISDCTTDANLLARGQANAGAEYAFTDLKALTAGTYYYRISEIDVSGTSRQLGGVLTVTVDIPNGYALYQNYPNPFNPSTTVSFDIKQTSSAIIEVFNDLGERVSQQDFGTVNPGKYTTQLNLDKFASGIYYYRLFVSSTDGSGFSSTKKMILLK, from the coding sequence ATGAATCATGCTAATGCGTCGACCATCAGGTTCCATCGGGTTTTCATTTTGGCGTTGATCCTCGTCGCATTTCTCTCCGGACACTCATCCGCTCAGTCGTCGGCGAAGAACGACTTCTCGCCAAGGAATCCCTATGGAGCGCCTCGAAATCCCAGTCCTTTCTCTTTTGGCCTTTTCGCGCTTGACGTGGATTCCGTTTTCTTTGGACACACAACGGTCGGAGTGCCCAAGGTGGACTCGATTCACGGTTCCGCACAGATTGACGTTGTGTACCTAGACTCAGTCACGTCGAGCAATTCCGATTTCGTCATCATCCCGCAACAAGATACGATCAACTATGACGGTATCAACAACGTGTCGGACACTGTGAGATTCCGTATCACCCTCACGCCGCATTCCTCTGGTGCAGGCACGTCAACTCTTACATTCTACTGGTCAAACGCTGCAGGGCCCGGACCTCTCGCTCACGCTTACCTTACAGACACAAGCGAGGTGTCATTAAACGCACTTCTAACCTCGGCCGTCGGTGCATACAGCAATGGGAAAGTTCAAATTGAATTCAAGACTTCAGCAGAAGTGAACGTGGAAGGATTTAGCATTTCCAGGAGCAGCAACGTTTCGGGTCCTTTCATCCTTATTTCCGACTGTACCACTGATGCGAACCTGCTCGCACGTGGGCAGGCTAATGCTGGTGCAGAATATGCTTTTACAGATTTGAAAGCGCTCACCGCGGGAACCTACTATTATCGCATTTCTGAGATCGACGTGAGCGGAACCTCACGACAGCTTGGTGGAGTGCTCACTGTAACTGTAGACATTCCAAATGGCTACGCGTTGTACCAGAATTATCCGAACCCCTTTAATCCCTCGACAACTGTTAGCTTCGACATCAAACAGACATCGTCAGCAATCATTGAGGTTTTCAATGATCTTGGCGAGAGAGTCTCCCAGCAAGACTTCGGTACTGTGAATCCTGGCAAGTACACTACACAGCTGAATCTCGACAAATTCGCAAGCGGGATTTATTACTATCGCCTTTTCGTATCTTCAACTGATGGAAGCGGATTCTCTTCCACGAAGAAGATGATATTGCTGAAATAG
- the plsY gene encoding glycerol-3-phosphate 1-O-acyltransferase PlsY translates to MISLIIVMLLSYLVGSIPTSIIVTKALKGIDIRNYGSGNAGGTNVIRVLGWGPGVFVIIIDALKGFVAAVVLARLFFGNFPLDNGTPFSDFTMVQIIAGISAILGHTWTIFAGFKGGKGIATAGGMLLGIAPIEVAIAFGVFAIVVVSSRYVSLGSVSAAVAFPLAMFVRANVFDVVTRYYHSMIFVSIFISSFLIYNHRTNLIRLLHGQENRLDKLRFFHKQKNHSNIIR, encoded by the coding sequence ATGATATCTCTGATAATAGTGATGCTGCTAAGCTACTTGGTCGGATCGATCCCGACAAGTATCATAGTTACCAAAGCCCTAAAAGGGATTGACATCAGGAATTATGGAAGCGGCAATGCTGGCGGCACAAATGTAATCCGCGTTTTAGGCTGGGGCCCCGGTGTTTTCGTCATAATAATTGACGCTCTGAAGGGGTTTGTCGCCGCAGTGGTCCTTGCCCGTCTCTTCTTCGGTAACTTTCCTTTGGATAACGGAACCCCGTTTTCAGATTTCACGATGGTACAAATAATCGCGGGTATCAGCGCGATACTCGGACACACGTGGACGATCTTCGCAGGATTCAAGGGTGGAAAAGGAATAGCAACAGCCGGCGGCATGCTCCTCGGAATTGCTCCCATTGAAGTCGCCATCGCCTTCGGCGTCTTCGCAATTGTGGTGGTTAGTTCGCGTTACGTATCTCTCGGTTCCGTCAGCGCTGCTGTCGCGTTTCCGCTCGCCATGTTCGTGCGCGCGAATGTGTTCGACGTAGTCACCCGTTATTACCACTCGATGATATTCGTCAGCATCTTCATATCGAGTTTCTTGATATATAACCATAGGACGAACCTGATCCGCCTCCTGCATGGTCAGGAAAATCGTCTGGATAAATTGAGATTCTTTCACAAACAGAAGAACCACTCCAACATCATTAGATGA
- a CDS encoding NAD(P)H-dependent glycerol-3-phosphate dehydrogenase, protein MKVSVLGAGGWGTALCIPLHDNGAEVTLWAYKKEYAEELDRLRENKTYLQGVSIPPEITITSDIQNAIEQAEVVVASIPSQFLREQLKKISDFNFRDKIFVNTAKGIEASTLSTMSEVVESTLSKCPIENYVILSGPSHAEEVSRRLPTAIVASSHHRKSAELIQKLFMNAYFRVYLNRDVKGVELCGSLKNVIALAAGMSDGAGYGDNTKAALMTRGMVEITRLGETLGAHHKTFSGLAGMGDLIVTCMSRYSRNRFVGEQVAAGRKLEDVLNGIKMVAEGVPTTRAAHQLAAKYHVEMPIMQQVYEVLFSGKDPQKAVHDLMTRPGKEEY, encoded by the coding sequence ATGAAAGTTTCCGTACTCGGTGCTGGCGGCTGGGGTACGGCGCTCTGCATTCCTCTTCATGACAACGGGGCCGAAGTCACTCTCTGGGCTTACAAAAAGGAATATGCCGAAGAGCTGGACAGGCTCAGAGAAAACAAGACCTACCTTCAAGGCGTTTCAATTCCTCCCGAAATCACAATTACTTCCGATATTCAAAATGCGATTGAGCAGGCAGAAGTGGTCGTCGCATCTATTCCTTCCCAATTCTTGCGCGAACAGCTGAAGAAGATTTCCGATTTCAATTTTCGAGACAAGATTTTTGTCAATACGGCCAAGGGTATCGAAGCATCAACGCTGTCAACAATGTCCGAGGTAGTCGAATCAACACTTTCAAAATGTCCAATAGAGAACTATGTGATTCTGTCGGGACCAAGTCATGCCGAAGAAGTCAGCAGGAGGCTGCCGACTGCGATTGTGGCTTCCTCTCATCACAGGAAAAGTGCGGAGTTGATTCAGAAGCTTTTCATGAACGCGTATTTCAGGGTCTATCTTAACCGCGATGTCAAAGGTGTTGAGCTGTGTGGTTCTCTGAAAAATGTTATCGCGCTTGCCGCGGGAATGAGTGATGGAGCCGGCTACGGGGATAACACGAAGGCCGCTCTCATGACGCGCGGAATGGTCGAGATAACGCGGCTCGGAGAGACCCTCGGCGCACATCATAAAACTTTCTCCGGTCTCGCAGGGATGGGAGATCTGATTGTTACTTGTATGAGCAGATACAGCAGGAATAGGTTTGTCGGAGAACAGGTTGCGGCGGGAAGAAAATTGGAAGACGTGTTGAACGGAATCAAAATGGTCGCAGAAGGCGTTCCTACTACACGAGCAGCACACCAGCTTGCAGCAAAGTATCACGTCGAAATGCCAATAATGCAGCAAGTGTACGAAGTCCTCTTCTCGGGAAAGGATCCACAGAAAGCTGTGCACGACCTCATGACGAGACCTGGCAAGGAGGAATATTGA
- a CDS encoding P1 family peptidase, whose amino-acid sequence MFGIDRFHIGSTEDREAITGCTVMLFDGGAVSSVDIRGASPGTRETALLAPDKQMNRVDAILFTGGSAYGLAAATGVVKFLAERGIGYTTPWRVVPIVPGAVIFDLNIGRSDAFPDDRMGYRACEAAIDNRFSKGSHGAGTGATVGKWAGLNHAMKSGQGVGLASKDKVKVAAVAVVNAVGDVYDLSGSFVAGAQVEGKPVSDNTKEVERIVRSQLPGANTTLVSVVTNANLSKTELNRIAQRCHDSLARRIVPVHTSYDGDAVFASSTCEIEAQFELVAALASDAVSGAILEGVMSAEPLGSFVSYSDLHHEK is encoded by the coding sequence ATGTTCGGTATCGATAGATTCCACATCGGATCGACTGAAGACCGGGAAGCCATAACAGGATGCACGGTAATGCTATTCGATGGTGGCGCGGTTTCTAGCGTCGACATTCGCGGGGCATCACCGGGCACGCGAGAGACGGCGTTGCTCGCTCCCGACAAACAGATGAACAGGGTGGACGCAATACTCTTCACGGGAGGAAGTGCGTACGGACTGGCGGCCGCGACGGGTGTGGTAAAATTTCTGGCGGAGCGCGGAATCGGTTATACCACTCCATGGAGAGTCGTGCCGATCGTCCCGGGCGCGGTTATCTTCGATTTGAACATAGGAAGGAGCGACGCATTTCCAGACGATCGGATGGGTTATCGAGCTTGTGAAGCCGCGATCGACAATCGGTTTTCTAAAGGGTCACACGGTGCAGGGACAGGAGCGACCGTGGGGAAATGGGCCGGGTTGAATCACGCAATGAAATCGGGTCAGGGTGTCGGTCTTGCCTCTAAAGACAAAGTGAAAGTCGCGGCAGTGGCCGTCGTGAATGCAGTGGGAGATGTCTATGACCTGTCCGGAAGTTTCGTTGCCGGAGCGCAGGTCGAGGGCAAACCTGTATCCGACAATACAAAAGAGGTGGAAAGGATCGTAAGATCACAACTGCCGGGTGCAAACACTACGCTCGTTTCTGTCGTGACTAACGCAAACCTCAGCAAGACTGAACTCAACAGAATCGCACAGCGGTGCCACGATTCGCTCGCGAGGAGGATTGTGCCTGTCCACACAAGCTACGACGGCGATGCAGTCTTTGCTTCGTCGACATGCGAGATTGAAGCACAGTTTGAACTCGTGGCCGCTCTTGCGTCTGACGCTGTGTCGGGTGCTATCCTCGAAGGAGTCATGTCGGCAGAACCGCTCGGAAGCTTTGTCTCTTACTCAGATCTTCATCACGAAAAGTAG
- the larC gene encoding nickel pincer cofactor biosynthesis protein LarC: protein MKIAYLDAFAGIAGDMILGAFVSAGISPDDLKRELDKLKLGNVELAQRKVIRSGITAVKIDVLVSGETEKVTDLGRDADSGQHQGRSHRHHGQGHGRSYVEIEHLIAESPLSQFVRDKSLDVFRRIGEAESKIHDIPLEKIHFHEIGAVDSIVDIVGCALCVEMSGVDAVYTSPIRMGSNGFVETRHGAMPVPTPASIEVLKDYPVVFNDVPYELTTPTGAGIVKSFSKGVLKHQAFEIEKIGYGAGSRDLDKLPNLLRLVIGELKSEVEEDHVVMLETNMDDINPQLIPHVIEKLMSAGATDAFVVPVIMKKGRPGFMLTVLISESLLERISAEIFSQTTTLGLRIQHVDRIKIHREIKTALTSFGEVQVKEAVVNGKKRVSAEFEECRRIAESKGLPVAEVMQKLNAELNRE from the coding sequence ATGAAAATAGCGTACCTGGATGCATTTGCAGGAATTGCAGGAGACATGATTCTTGGCGCCTTCGTGTCGGCAGGGATAAGTCCGGATGACCTGAAACGAGAGCTCGACAAGCTGAAACTCGGAAATGTCGAGCTTGCTCAAAGGAAAGTCATTCGAAGTGGGATTACTGCAGTGAAGATCGACGTTCTGGTGTCGGGTGAAACAGAAAAGGTTACGGATCTCGGTCGAGACGCCGATTCAGGCCAACATCAGGGCCGTTCCCACCGACACCATGGTCAGGGACATGGACGAAGTTATGTCGAGATCGAACACTTAATAGCGGAATCGCCGCTGAGTCAATTCGTGCGCGACAAATCTCTCGACGTGTTCAGGAGGATCGGCGAGGCGGAATCCAAAATACACGACATTCCCCTCGAGAAGATTCATTTCCATGAAATTGGGGCGGTCGATTCGATCGTTGACATAGTCGGATGCGCACTGTGTGTAGAGATGAGCGGTGTTGATGCGGTATACACATCTCCCATCCGGATGGGGTCTAACGGTTTTGTTGAGACACGGCATGGTGCGATGCCCGTCCCAACTCCTGCGTCAATCGAAGTGTTGAAGGATTACCCGGTCGTGTTCAATGACGTACCGTATGAGCTTACGACTCCAACCGGGGCAGGTATTGTCAAGTCGTTTTCAAAAGGAGTGCTCAAACATCAGGCTTTCGAGATCGAAAAAATCGGGTACGGTGCAGGATCGCGCGACCTGGACAAACTTCCGAATTTGCTGAGACTCGTGATCGGAGAACTGAAATCCGAGGTCGAAGAGGATCATGTTGTGATGCTTGAGACTAACATGGACGATATTAACCCTCAGCTGATTCCACATGTCATCGAGAAGCTGATGTCCGCCGGCGCCACCGATGCTTTCGTCGTCCCTGTGATAATGAAGAAGGGAAGACCCGGTTTTATGCTCACCGTCCTCATTTCCGAATCTCTTCTTGAAAGGATATCGGCAGAGATATTCTCCCAGACCACCACTCTCGGACTTCGGATCCAGCACGTCGACAGGATCAAGATCCATAGAGAAATAAAGACGGCATTGACCAGCTTCGGCGAAGTTCAGGTTAAGGAAGCAGTTGTCAACGGTAAAAAAAGGGTATCGGCAGAATTCGAGGAGTGCAGGCGCATTGCGGAATCGAAGGGTCTTCCGGTAGCGGAGGTAATGCAGAAGTTGAATGCGGAGCTGAACAGGGAGTGA
- the priA gene encoding primosomal protein N': MKKSYCEVAFPIPVHRQFTYEIPDALSDAVEVGVRVIAPFRKRFLMGVVVDANSAANVPDIKSLQDVSDDKPIFSSEMMRLTKWISDYYLSSWGEALKLAGPTGTSVESMRVVRLLKDSAEVKNPARAKIIRALDAKREMTIRQLARRLEMKGLNYHIARLQADGIVDVIEKIAEPRVAIRYESYVKFAKEYESQERLATILDDLDKRAHKQSELLIKLSQLLRVSEGGVSVVQLLSLSKAKMSSLMALAEKKIVELYDRESYREIDYKYHEAERTFDLTSFQREVISRICEPVSSGDYTTFLLHGVTGSGKTQVYIEAIDLVIKQGKSAIVLVPEISLTPQMVDRFKSRFHETIAVMHSRMSLGERFDSWRKVKRGEARVVIGARSAVFAPVQNLGLIVVDEEHEASYKQSDSSPRYNARDVAVMRCSLNKGVAVLGSATPSVESYYNAVSGKYVLLNLPERIDNAKMPKIEIVDMKLKRKEKLVSGSFSDTLRQKIDARLEKKEGIIILRNRRGFSTYLQCDDCGSTIMCPNCDLALTFHKRKKHLRCHYCGYVQDPPVRCPKCGSDKLVYGGTGTQKVEDELGMYFPEAKILRMDLDTTSVRGAHDKMLIEFANGTADMLIGTQLVAKGLDFPRVTLVGVISADSNLLMPDFRSTERTFQLLTQVAGRAGRRDKDGEVVIQVSDSRDEVLKFVATHDYLGFYQKEIGVRKELNYPPFSRMVVLEFRGARLNDTSAAAERAAARIKKKLPVIAVLGPAPAVIGRLIGKFRFQIIIKLSKQLASADAKLEAILDEIDLDLKRVYGNAVTFFPDVDPVTTL; encoded by the coding sequence GTGAAGAAGAGTTATTGCGAAGTTGCCTTTCCCATTCCAGTACACAGACAGTTCACTTACGAAATTCCTGACGCCCTATCCGACGCTGTAGAAGTCGGAGTGAGGGTGATTGCCCCTTTCAGAAAGAGGTTTCTGATGGGCGTTGTCGTTGATGCAAACTCGGCAGCGAACGTTCCCGACATAAAGTCTCTTCAGGATGTATCTGATGATAAGCCGATTTTCAGCTCTGAAATGATGAGACTTACTAAATGGATCTCCGATTATTATCTGAGTTCCTGGGGCGAAGCGTTGAAGCTTGCCGGCCCGACCGGTACATCTGTTGAGAGCATGAGAGTCGTGAGACTCTTGAAAGACTCAGCCGAAGTCAAGAATCCTGCGCGTGCAAAGATAATCAGAGCTTTGGATGCGAAACGTGAGATGACAATCAGGCAGCTCGCGCGAAGACTCGAGATGAAAGGGCTTAACTACCACATTGCTCGACTTCAGGCCGACGGAATAGTGGATGTCATTGAAAAAATTGCAGAGCCTAGGGTCGCGATACGGTACGAGAGTTATGTGAAGTTTGCGAAGGAGTATGAATCTCAAGAACGACTCGCAACAATCCTGGACGATCTGGACAAAAGGGCACACAAGCAGTCGGAACTTCTGATCAAGTTGTCTCAGCTGCTAAGAGTTTCTGAGGGCGGAGTTAGCGTTGTACAACTCCTCTCGCTTTCAAAAGCGAAGATGAGCTCGCTAATGGCGCTTGCTGAAAAAAAGATTGTGGAGTTGTATGACAGGGAAAGCTACAGGGAGATCGACTACAAATACCACGAAGCCGAGCGGACCTTTGACCTGACTTCTTTCCAAAGAGAGGTGATCTCAAGGATTTGCGAACCCGTTTCATCAGGCGATTACACCACCTTTCTTCTCCACGGAGTCACAGGAAGCGGCAAAACCCAGGTCTACATCGAAGCCATTGACCTCGTGATCAAACAGGGGAAGTCTGCCATCGTCCTTGTTCCTGAAATCTCCCTCACCCCGCAGATGGTCGACAGGTTCAAGAGTCGCTTTCATGAGACAATAGCGGTAATGCACAGCAGGATGTCTTTGGGCGAACGGTTTGATTCGTGGCGCAAGGTGAAGCGTGGTGAGGCGCGTGTCGTCATCGGGGCGCGCAGCGCGGTGTTCGCTCCGGTGCAAAACCTCGGTCTTATTGTCGTCGATGAAGAACACGAAGCAAGCTACAAACAGAGTGATTCCTCGCCGAGATACAATGCGCGAGACGTAGCCGTGATGCGGTGCTCCTTAAACAAGGGAGTAGCTGTCCTCGGTAGCGCAACTCCGTCCGTTGAGTCGTACTACAACGCGGTATCCGGAAAGTATGTCCTCCTCAACCTTCCGGAGAGAATCGACAATGCAAAGATGCCGAAGATCGAAATTGTTGATATGAAATTGAAACGGAAAGAGAAACTTGTCTCAGGAAGTTTCAGCGACACACTCAGGCAAAAGATAGATGCGCGGCTTGAAAAGAAAGAAGGCATCATAATTTTACGGAATCGCCGCGGATTCTCGACATATCTTCAGTGCGATGATTGCGGCAGTACCATCATGTGTCCGAACTGCGACCTTGCCCTTACATTTCACAAAAGAAAGAAGCACTTACGTTGTCACTACTGCGGTTATGTCCAGGATCCGCCGGTTCGCTGTCCGAAATGTGGCAGCGATAAACTTGTTTATGGTGGAACAGGCACTCAGAAAGTCGAAGATGAGCTTGGCATGTACTTTCCTGAAGCAAAAATCCTCCGGATGGATCTCGACACCACATCTGTCCGCGGTGCTCACGATAAGATGCTGATCGAATTCGCAAACGGTACGGCAGATATGCTCATCGGTACGCAATTAGTTGCGAAGGGATTGGATTTTCCGCGAGTGACACTGGTGGGCGTTATTTCAGCCGACTCGAATCTATTGATGCCGGATTTCAGGTCAACGGAAAGAACATTCCAGCTCCTGACGCAGGTCGCGGGAAGGGCGGGAAGACGCGATAAAGACGGCGAAGTGGTGATCCAGGTATCTGACAGCCGTGACGAAGTCCTGAAATTTGTCGCAACGCATGACTACCTTGGGTTCTATCAAAAAGAAATCGGAGTTCGGAAGGAACTGAACTATCCTCCATTTTCGCGCATGGTCGTACTCGAGTTCAGGGGAGCTCGCCTTAATGATACCAGCGCCGCAGCAGAGAGAGCCGCTGCCCGGATCAAGAAGAAGCTGCCGGTAATTGCCGTTCTTGGTCCGGCTCCAGCTGTGATCGGCCGGTTAATCGGGAAATTCAGATTCCAGATAATAATAAAGTTGAGCAAGCAGCTTGCATCGGCGGACGCGAAGCTGGAAGCAATCCTGGACGAAATCGATCTGGACCTGAAGCGGGTGTACGGTAATGCGGTGACCTTTTTTCCCGACGTCGATCCGGTCACGACACTTTAG
- a CDS encoding phosphatidate cytidylyltransferase encodes MSNLTTRVLVAVVAIPLIVAACYFGGFFFFAFTTVIIVLSVNEFYSMASTRGLEMSPVIGITGAGVLNAIVYSSTMEAAFEFLIIFIVLVLLSELARKRTDKVSGTFESVGGTIAGVAYIGLFGAMLTALRLRVGIEHVLPTDRAAGYYLILILATIWICDSAAYFVGKPFGKHKMSRFVSPNKSWEGAAAGLIFAVITVVVGKFLFLHWLSIPLALGTGFVVGIFGQAGDFVESLFKRDAGVKDSSDMIPGHGGVFDRFDSLIFSAPLIYLMLKHVQ; translated from the coding sequence ATGTCTAATTTGACTACACGTGTTCTCGTCGCTGTGGTGGCTATACCTCTGATAGTGGCCGCATGCTACTTTGGAGGATTTTTCTTTTTTGCGTTCACGACGGTGATCATCGTCCTATCGGTAAACGAGTTCTATTCGATGGCAAGTACTCGCGGCTTGGAAATGTCTCCTGTCATCGGCATCACAGGAGCCGGTGTGTTGAATGCGATCGTCTATTCGTCTACCATGGAAGCGGCTTTTGAGTTCCTGATAATTTTCATTGTGCTGGTCCTGTTGTCTGAACTCGCAAGGAAAAGGACTGACAAAGTCTCAGGCACTTTCGAAAGCGTAGGTGGAACGATCGCGGGTGTGGCCTACATCGGTCTTTTCGGCGCGATGCTGACAGCACTAAGGCTAAGGGTCGGCATTGAGCACGTATTGCCGACAGATCGCGCCGCGGGATATTATCTCATCCTCATACTCGCGACGATCTGGATATGCGATTCAGCGGCGTACTTCGTCGGCAAACCGTTCGGCAAGCACAAAATGAGCAGGTTTGTAAGTCCGAACAAGTCGTGGGAAGGAGCGGCGGCCGGATTGATATTCGCCGTCATCACTGTTGTCGTCGGCAAATTTCTATTTCTTCATTGGTTAAGCATACCGCTGGCTTTAGGGACCGGTTTCGTCGTGGGGATATTCGGGCAAGCGGGAGACTTCGTGGAATCTCTCTTCAAGCGTGACGCCGGAGTGAAGGATTCCTCGGACATGATTCCCGGCCATGGAGGAGTATTCGATCGCTTCGACAGTCTGATCTTCTCCGCGCCTCTGATTTACCTGATGTTGAAGCATGTGCAGTAG
- a CDS encoding type II CAAX endopeptidase family protein has translation MSSEENLVTTDVARPTRFKPVPFALLSLVIVFFLFQVVGGGITELIFGPNPKANQALGFRLASMIAELLFVLAPALLLMRVQSGNWKSILGINKADWRSILLSMVGIIALQEILEVYTYFQGMIPLPNSVKEFIDSYQNAIDQLYKLLIVAHSLGDFLVVTAVVAITPAICEEFLFRGLVQGNFQIVMRKWPAIVMTGIIFGAYHVQPVTFVGLCSLGIYLGYLMYTAKSILVPIAAHFTNNFFTILVFYLSGRDSLVAPDDAQSVSPLAIVILLTLSIVVFILTIRFMRSRDLEPKEVEDA, from the coding sequence GTGTCGTCTGAAGAGAACCTGGTGACTACCGACGTCGCGCGTCCTACCAGATTTAAGCCGGTGCCGTTCGCGTTGCTCTCACTCGTAATCGTATTCTTCCTATTCCAAGTTGTCGGGGGTGGAATAACCGAACTCATATTCGGTCCGAATCCAAAAGCAAACCAGGCGTTGGGATTCAGACTAGCCAGCATGATCGCCGAACTTTTGTTCGTGCTCGCCCCCGCGCTTCTTCTCATGCGCGTTCAATCGGGGAACTGGAAATCAATTCTCGGGATAAACAAAGCCGATTGGAGGAGCATTCTTCTTTCCATGGTAGGAATCATTGCGCTCCAGGAAATACTCGAGGTCTACACATATTTCCAGGGCATGATACCGCTTCCTAACAGTGTGAAAGAATTTATCGACTCATATCAGAATGCAATCGACCAATTATATAAGCTCTTAATTGTCGCCCATTCGCTCGGAGACTTCCTGGTAGTCACGGCTGTTGTTGCTATTACTCCTGCCATCTGTGAGGAATTTCTCTTTAGAGGTCTGGTTCAGGGTAATTTCCAAATCGTCATGAGGAAATGGCCCGCCATTGTCATGACCGGAATTATTTTTGGTGCATACCACGTCCAGCCGGTCACGTTCGTGGGACTTTGTAGCCTCGGGATCTACTTGGGCTATCTCATGTACACAGCGAAAAGTATACTTGTCCCCATCGCGGCTCATTTTACGAACAATTTCTTCACGATTCTGGTGTTTTATCTCTCCGGAAGGGACAGCCTGGTGGCACCAGACGACGCTCAGTCAGTGAGCCCGCTCGCCATAGTTATCTTGCTGACTCTTTCTATAGTGGTGTTCATTCTCACAATTCGGTTTATGAGGAGCCGGGACTTAGAACCAAAGGAGGTTGAAGACGCTTGA
- a CDS encoding DUF3108 domain-containing protein, which produces MINLSSILLLIFSTYMLMTASRTDPELIARNPEYSGNDTTFRQEPMGDNDFRSLSNNAFTVGEKLDYNVFYGPIVAGGATIATPSTEYYGDRKCIKIEFTMRSAKFFDFFFKVRDYYSSLIDVSGLFPWKFEQHIREGGYKRDFTAWFDQQNHRAKTSEGGPYLIAPYTQDIVSTFFFARTLNYNNLRIGQSLHFENFYSDKTYPLDVRYLGEQDIETKAGKFHCQIIEPVIVKGGLFKNTGRIVVWISKDSLKIPVKVQSEVAIGSVVAELIDYSGLAGNPTSKY; this is translated from the coding sequence ATGATCAACCTCTCATCCATTTTATTGCTGATCTTCTCGACGTATATGTTGATGACCGCATCACGCACGGATCCGGAATTGATCGCGCGGAATCCTGAATATTCGGGAAATGATACCACTTTTCGACAGGAACCGATGGGAGACAACGATTTCAGAAGCCTTAGCAACAATGCGTTCACTGTCGGCGAGAAGTTGGATTATAATGTCTTCTACGGCCCCATTGTCGCGGGTGGGGCTACAATTGCCACACCATCAACAGAGTACTACGGCGACAGGAAATGCATCAAAATAGAATTCACGATGAGGTCGGCGAAGTTTTTCGACTTCTTCTTCAAGGTGAGAGATTACTATTCATCTTTGATCGACGTCTCCGGACTGTTCCCCTGGAAGTTCGAGCAGCACATCAGAGAAGGTGGGTACAAGCGCGATTTCACGGCGTGGTTCGACCAGCAGAATCACAGAGCAAAGACGAGCGAAGGCGGACCGTACCTGATTGCGCCTTATACTCAGGACATTGTGAGCACATTCTTCTTTGCGCGCACTCTTAATTATAACAATCTGAGAATCGGCCAAAGCTTGCACTTCGAAAACTTTTACAGCGACAAAACATATCCGCTGGACGTTAGGTACCTCGGTGAGCAAGACATCGAAACAAAAGCTGGAAAATTCCACTGCCAGATTATTGAGCCGGTGATCGTCAAGGGAGGTCTGTTTAAGAACACCGGCCGCATAGTAGTCTGGATAAGCAAGGATTCGCTCAAGATTCCTGTAAAGGTCCAGAGCGAAGTTGCGATCGGATCGGTCGTGGCCGAGCTGATCGACTATAGCGGTCTGGCTGGCAATCCGACCTCAAAATATTAG